A stretch of DNA from Microbacterium saperdae:
GGAAGGCCACCGAGATCTGCGCCGAGGTCGTTCCCGAGCTCGCCGCCCCGGTGCACCTCGCGTCCGGCGACACGCACCGCGTCGCCTGCCACCACCCCGCCGAGCGCGACGTGCTCTGACCCGGCGACCTCTCACGGCCCGATCTCCCCACATCGAAGGAACCACCCATGACGACCACCCACCGCATCGCCGTGATCGCCGGAGACGGCATCGGCACCGAGGTGATGCCCGAGGGGCTGCGCGTGCTGCGCGCCGCGGCCGCCCGCTTCGACATCGCGCTCGAGTTCGAGGAGTTCGACTTCGCGAGCGCGGCCTACTGGCAGCAGCACGGGCAGATGCTGCCGGACGACTGGTTCGAGACCCTGCGCGGATTCGACGCGATCTACTTCGGCGCGGTCGGCTGGCCCGACGTGGTGCCTGACCACGTGAGCCTGTGGGGGAGCCTGATCCAGTTCCGCCGCGCGTTCGACCAGTACGTGAACCTGCGGCCGGTGCGGCTGATGCCGGGTGTCGTCTCTCCGCTCGCGGGTCGCGAGCCGGGCGACATCGACTTCTACGTCGTGCGCGAGAACACCGAGGGCGAGTACTCCTCGATCGGCGGGCGCATGTTCGAGGGGACCGACCGCGAGTTCGTGCTGCAGGAGACCGTGATGACGCGCACGGGTGTCGACCGGGTGCTGCGCTACGCCTACGATCTGGCGCAGAGGCGCGAGGCGAAGCATCTGACTTCGGCGACCAAGAGCAACGGCATCTCGATCTCGATGCCCTACTGGGACGAGCGCGTCGCGGCGGTCGCTGCGGACTACCCCGACGTGCGGCAGGACCAGTTCCACATCGACATCCTCACCGCGAACTTCGTGCTGCATCCGGACTGGTTCGACGTCGTGGTGGCCAGCAACCTGTTCGGCGACATCCTCTCGGACCTCGGGCCCGCCTGCACCGGCACGATCGGCATCGCCCCGAGCGCGAACATCAACCCCGATGGCCTCTTCCCGAGCCTGTTCGAACCCGTGCACGGCTCGGCCCCCGACATCGCGGGTCGGGGCATCGCGAACCCGATCGGCCAGATCTGGTGCGGCGCCATGATGCTGGAACACCTCGGATACCCGGATGCCGGTGCCGCCGTGCTCTCCGCGATCGAGGACGTGCTCGCCCGCGGAGCCGACGCGGCCCCCTTCACGCCCGACCTCGGAGGGACGGCCACCACGGTCGAGCTCGGTGCGGCGATCGCGGAGGTCGTCGCGGGGTCCTGAGGCTCTCAGCCTTCGGTACTTCGCGTTCGGGAGGAGTTCGCGCATTCGGGAGGAGGAATCTCCCGAAACCCTCCTCCCGAGCGTGGATTTCCTCCCGAGTGATGCGTGGGCCGCTCAGCCCTTCGTCAGATCCTGCGCGAGCATCACCAGGATGCCGCTGGGGCCGCGGAGGTAGGTGAGCTTGTACACGTCCTGGTAGTTCGCGACGCCGCGCAGCGGGTGGCATCCGTGTGTCGCGGCGATCGCCAGCGACTCGTCGATGTCGTCGACGGAGAAGGCGACGCGGTGCATCCCGATCTCGTTCGGCAGCGTCGGCTCCGTCTCGATGGCATCCGGATGGATGTACTCGAACAGCTCGATCTGCCCCTGCCCGTCCGGCGTCTGCAGGACGGCGATCTTCGCGTGGTTGCCGTCGAGTCCGACCGCGGTCGACGCCCACTCCCCGCTGACCTCATCGCGCCCGAGCACGGTGAGGCCGAGGTCGGTGAAGAAGGAGATGGTGGCTTCCAGGTCACGCACGGCGATGCCGACGTTCTCGAGTCTGATGGGCATGGGAGGGATGCTACTCGCGAGCGCCGCCCGTGCACAGCTAGCGCCCGAGCTTCTCCGCACATGCGACGCAGTACTCCGCGAACGGCCGCACGGCCAAACGCTCGGCCGGGATCGGCCTCCCGCAGTTCGCGCAGACGCCGTAGGTACCGGCATCCATCCGGGCCAGCGCGTCGTCGACCTGGTGGAGTTCGGATGCGGCGGCCTCGGCGAGCCCGGTCAGGCGCGACCACTCCGACGACAGCGTGACGCCTTCGGGGTCGTGCTCGTCGTCGTCGTTCGAGCCCGCGCGGTCGTGTGTGAGCTCGGCGAGCACGGCAGAGGTGGAGGCCACGCGCGCCTGGGCCTGCGCACGGAGGTCCGTGAGGAGGGTGCGCAGGTCGGTGGTCATCCGCCCACTGTAGGACGGGGATCCGACACCCGGGCCGGGAGTGCGCGACTCAGCCGAGCAGCAGCGTGATCACGGTCGCGCCGCCACCGCCGAGGATGAGCGCGATGATGACGGTCCAGGCGACGATGCGGATGCGGCGGTTACGGCGCTCGCCGAGATCGCCGTAGTCCTCTTCGTTCGGGTTCTGACGGCTGACGTCGCTCATGCGCTGACCGGCTCGGTGACGGTCGGACCGAAGTACGACGGAAGGGTCGCGGCCGAACGCTCGCGAAGTTCAGCGGCCGAGACTGTGAAGACGCCCTGCACTTCGAGCTGCGGTTCGCTGTCGGTCACGCCGATGCGCGCCACGGGGTAGCCGCGGCCTTCGCACAGCCCGCGGAACTTCACGTCGTCCTCACGGGGAACCGTGACGATCACGCGACCGGTCGACTCGGAGAACAGAGCGGATGCGGTGTCGACCCCGTCGCGCTCGATGATCTCGTTCAGCCACACGCGGGCGCCGACGCCGAAGCGCGTGACACCCTCGGCGAGGGCCTGGCCGAGGCCACCCTCGGAGACGTCATGCGCCGAGGAGATGAGCCACTCGTCGCGGGCTGCCGCGAGCAGGCCGGCGAGGCGCTTCTCTCCGGCGAGGTCGACCTTCGGGGGCAGACCGCCGAGGTGGTCGTGCACGACGTCGGCCCAGGCCGAACCCGAGAGCTCGGTCGAGGTGGTGCCGAGCAGGTAGATGTTCTGACCGATGTCCTGCCATCCCGAGGGGATACGGCGGGAGACGTCGTCGATGATGCCGAGCACGCCGACCAGCGGGGTCGGGTAGATCGGCACATCGCCGGTCTGGTTGTAGAACGAGACGTTGCCGCCGGTGACCGGGGTGCCCAGCTCGTAGCATCCGTCGGCGAGACCGTCGACCGTCTGCCCGAACTGCCACATGACCTCGGGGTTCTCGGGAGAGCCGAAGTTCAGGCAGTCGGTGATCGCCGTGGGGGTCGCGCCGGTGACGGCGACGTTGCGGTACGCCTCGGCCAGCGCGAGCTGCGCGCCCGCGTACGGGTCGAGCTGGCAGTAGCGGCCGTTCGCGTCGGTCGAGATCGCGAAGCCGAGACCGGACTCCTCGTCGACGCGGATCATGCCGGCGTCGTCGGGGAAGCTCAGGGCCGTGTTGCCGAGCACGAAGTAGTCGTACTGGTTCGTGATCCAGCTGGTGTCCGCGAGGTTCGGCGAGGCGACCAGGTCGAGGAACTGCTCGCGCAGCGTCTCGGGGTCGTTCGAGCGGGGGAGGTTCTCGGCGGCATCCGCCTGCAGCGCGTCGATCCACGTCGGGTACGCGACCGGGCGGTCGTAGACCGGGCCGTCGACGGCGACGGTCGACGGGTCGACGTCGACGATGCGCTCGCCCTGCCAGTCGATGATGAGGCGGCCGTCTCCGGTGACCTCGCCGAGCACCGAGGTCTCGACGTCCCACTTCTCCACGACCGCGAGGAACGCGTCGAGCTTCTCGGGGGCGACGATCGCCATCATGCGCTCCTGCGACTCCGACATGAGGATCTCCTCAGCCGTGAGCGTGGGGTCGCGCAGCAGGACGTTGTCGAGCGAGACCTTCATGCCGCTGTTGCCGTTGGCGGCGAGCTCGCTGGTCGCGCACGAGATGCCGGCGGCACCGAGGTCCTGGATCGCCTCGACGAGCTCGTCGCGGTAGAGCTCGAGGCAGCACTCGATGAGCACCTTCTCGGCGAACGGGTCGCCGACCTGCACCGCGGGGCGCTTGGTGGGACCGCCGTCGGCGAACGTGTCGGACGCCAGGATGCTCGCGCCGCCGATGCCGTCGCCACCGGTGCGGGCGCCGAAGAGCACGACCTTGTTGCCGACGCCGGTCGCGTTGGCGAGCTTGAGGTCTTCGTGGCGGAGCACGCCGACCGCGAGCGCGTTCACGAGCGGGTTCGCCTGGTAGACCGCGTCGAACACGGTCTCGCCGCCGATGTTCGGCAGGCCGAGGCAGTTGCCGTAGAAGCTGATGCCGCTGGTCACGCCGTGTACGACGCGGGCGGTGTCGGGGTGGTCGATCGCGCCGAAGCGCAGCGCGTCCATGACCGCGACCGGGCGGGCGCCCATCGAGATGATGTCGCGGACGATGCCGCCGACGCCGGTCGCCGCACCCTGGAAGGGCTCGATGAACGAGGGGTGGTTGTGCGACTCGGCCTTGAAGGTGACGGCCCAGCCCTCGCCGACGTCGATGACGCCCGCGTTCTGGCCCATGCCCACCATGAGGCGTTCCTTCATCTCGTCGCTGACCTTCTGGCCGAAGCGACGCAGGTAGTTCTTACTGCTCTTGTACGAGCAGTGCTCACTCCACATCACGGAGTACATCGCCAGCTCACCCGAGGTGGGGCGGCGGCCGAGGATCTCCTTGATGCGCTCGTACTCGTCGGGCTTGAGTCCGAGGGCCGCGTACGGCTGCTCCTTCTCGGGCGTCGCGATCGCGTTCTCGACAGAGTCGGGGACGTGCTTGTGGGAAGGTGCAGGGGCGGTGGTCACGCGCACTCCAAAGGAAGGGGCCGGCGGGGCAGCTCCAGTCTACCGGCGTGGGGGTCCCGCCGGATTTCCGCGTCGCGAGCGCCGCGTGAAGGGGTGTCGTGTGCCGCGAGAGGTCGGTGCGGAATCGTTGCGCGCCGTTCCGTACTGCTCTGTCGGGGGCCCCTATGGTGACGGGTATGCGCCTGCGTTCTCTCGCCGTTCTCGGTGTCGTCACGGTCCTCCTGCTGACCGGATGCGCCCCTGAGGTCGAGGTCTCTCCGAGTCCCTCGGCCTCGGCGCCCAGCCCGTCCCCGACTCTGACTCCCACCGAAGAGCCGATCGTCGCCCCGACAGCCGCGTTCGACGTGACCTGCGACGACGTGAACGCGGTGGTCGCCGGTCTGTTGGGTGCACCCGTGGGAGCGGAGAAGGACACTCTGGGGCTGACCTCCTCGCCGGGTTGGTACCCGGGACCTGCCCAGTACATGATGCAGAGGGCGGGTGGCATCGCCTGTTCGGCCGGGGATGGGGAGACGTTCGATCCCGACTCGTCCCCTGACGCCTACTGGGAGATCGCGATCGTCCCGGATGCGCAGACGATCATCGACGGCGCGATGAAGCGGCAGGCGGGTGGCAACGCCGACCTCACCCTCTGGTGCGATGAAGGGCTCTGCGTCATGACCCTCCGCGAAGGCGATGTGCTGCTGACCGGGACGATGACGTCGCCCGCTCTCGTGAAGGGCGACGAAGATCGTGTCCGCGCCGCGTTCGAAGGCATCCTGGCATCGGCCGCCGGCACACTCCGAGAGTTCGAGTACGGCCCGAGTGAGATCGCCGCGGTGCAGTGCGAGGCGCTGCTCACGGCGGAAGAGGTCGCCACGCTGCTGGGCACACACGTCGAGATCGTGGACTTCACCAAACTGGGCGGGTGGGGGATCCCCGCCGAGGTCTACTTCGTGAATGACGGCGGACGGTTGTGCATGTATGCCGAGGGACTGGACGTCTACAACGACGCCACCCTGATCACACTCACCACGCTTCCCTCCGGGGCATGGGCGTTCGAGAAGCTCGACGGCGGGACCCCGGTCACCGTCACGGGCGCGGACGCCGCGCTCAAGGGAGTCGACTTCACCGGCCGGTCCGTGCTCGATGTGCGGGTCGGCCTCGACTGGCTCCGGTTCAGCACCGCAGACAGCGCGATCGCTCCGTCGCTCGTGCCCGTGGCGGAGATGGCCGTCGAGCATCTGACCCGGGGACGGCCCGCTCCGCAGTGATCGCGCGCATCGCGGCCGGCATCTCGTTCGGCGCCGTCGCGACGAACCGCGGACTACGACGCGGGTGCGGTCGCGGCGACGAGTCTTTCCGATAGTGTGCGGGCGGCGTCGCGCAGCGGTTCCGGTCCCACGATCGTGAAGGCCGCATCGAAGCGCTGGACCGCGGCGAGCACCCCGGTCCACGACCACGAGCCCACCGTGATCCGACACGAGCCGTCGTCGATCTCCTCGAGCGTGCCGTCGCCGATCCAGGGCGCGACCTCGCGGGCAGGGAGGTCGATCACGAACGCGCCGGTGCACGGCCAGCGGTCCTCGGTCGACGAGCCCTTGGAGCGCGCCGCCAGGTAGGTCTGCGCATCCGCCGCAGGCAGCGGCCTCGGCGCGAACGACGGCCCCGTCGGGATACGCGGATGCACGCGGTCGAGCCGGAAGGTCCGCCAGTCGTCGGCATCCAGATCCCAGGCGAGCAGGTACCAGCGCCCCTCGCGAGCGACGACGGCGTGCGGTTCGGTGCGTCGAGCGGGCTGGTCGTGTGATGCCGTGCCGGTCGCGGAGTCGTAGTCGAAGCGCAGCACGAGGCGGTCGCGCACCGCAGCGCTCGCCGCCTCCAGCACAGCAGGATCGACCCTGATCGTGTTCTCGGCACCCGTGAAGCGGATGCCGTCGACGCGGTGCCGCAGCCGCGAGGGCATCACCTGCCGCACGGTCGCGGGTGCGCGGGCGGCGGCTTCGTCGATGTCGATGCCGCTCGACGGAACGCTCTGCAGGGCGACCGCGATGGCGACGGCCTGATCATCGTCGAACAGGAGGGGTGGCAGTTCCGACCCGGCCGCGAGTCGGTAGCCGCCGTCGGGCCCCTTGAGGGCGCCGATCCGGTAGCCCAGTTCGCGCAGCCGGTCGACGTCGCGGCGCACGGTGCGCGGACTCACCTCCAGCCGTTCGGCCAGCACGTGTCCCGGCCAGTCACGCGGCGTCTGCAACAGCGAGAGCAGCGTGAGCATGCGCGAGGAGCTTCCCGTCATGTCATCCATTGTGCGGCCAGTAGAGGACCGAAACTGACCGCTTCTTTTGTGATCGTTGATCTCGACGGCGAATCCGAGTGGCGGAACGCCCGCAGAAAGAGGACATCTCATGACCCTTACGACCACCACCCACCTGAACTTCCGCGGCGTCGCCCGACAGGCGCTCGACTTCTACCAGTCCGTGTTCGGCGGCGAGGTCACCGCGGCGACCTACGGCGACTTCGGCATGCCCGCCGGTGTGCCGGGTGCCGACAAGATCGTGTTCGGGCAGCTGCAGACCGCTGACGGCATCCGCCTGATGGCCTACGACATCCCGGGGCAGGACGACCCGAATGCCGCCGCGACAGCCGGATCGACGCACCGCGAGAACGGTGCCACGATCACGGACCGCACGTTCTTCCAGTCCTTGCGCGGAGACTCGCTTGCGCAGATCACCGGCTACTGGGACGCACTCGCGGAGGGCGCCGTGACCGTCGAGCCGCTCGCGGCATCGGCCTGGTCGGCGGGCTTCGGCATGCTCACCGACCGCTTCGGCGTGACCTGGGTGCTCGACGTGCAGGCCGGCTGAGTCGGAGCGCGGCGAGTGGGTCGCGGCATCCGCGGGTTCCTCCGTCGGCGCGTCCACGTGCGCTTCCGTCGGAGAAGTGCGCCTTCCTCGGCCGATTCAGCGGCAGGAGGCCGACGGAGGCGCACATCTCCGCGCGAAGCGACCGCAGACGCCGCGGCTCACCCGGCGTTGCCGCTGCCGACCGCGCCGCCGAGAAGTCTGCGGCGGCGTGGCCGGGAGCGCCCCGCCGCCGCG
This window harbors:
- a CDS encoding tartrate dehydrogenase, which encodes MTTTHRIAVIAGDGIGTEVMPEGLRVLRAAAARFDIALEFEEFDFASAAYWQQHGQMLPDDWFETLRGFDAIYFGAVGWPDVVPDHVSLWGSLIQFRRAFDQYVNLRPVRLMPGVVSPLAGREPGDIDFYVVRENTEGEYSSIGGRMFEGTDREFVLQETVMTRTGVDRVLRYAYDLAQRREAKHLTSATKSNGISISMPYWDERVAAVAADYPDVRQDQFHIDILTANFVLHPDWFDVVVASNLFGDILSDLGPACTGTIGIAPSANINPDGLFPSLFEPVHGSAPDIAGRGIANPIGQIWCGAMMLEHLGYPDAGAAVLSAIEDVLARGADAAPFTPDLGGTATTVELGAAIAEVVAGS
- a CDS encoding VOC family protein, with the protein product MPIRLENVGIAVRDLEATISFFTDLGLTVLGRDEVSGEWASTAVGLDGNHAKIAVLQTPDGQGQIELFEYIHPDAIETEPTLPNEIGMHRVAFSVDDIDESLAIAATHGCHPLRGVANYQDVYKLTYLRGPSGILVMLAQDLTKG
- a CDS encoding TraR/DksA family transcriptional regulator, which codes for MTTDLRTLLTDLRAQAQARVASTSAVLAELTHDRAGSNDDDEHDPEGVTLSSEWSRLTGLAEAAASELHQVDDALARMDAGTYGVCANCGRPIPAERLAVRPFAEYCVACAEKLGR
- the purL gene encoding phosphoribosylformylglycinamidine synthase subunit PurL, with amino-acid sequence MTTAPAPSHKHVPDSVENAIATPEKEQPYAALGLKPDEYERIKEILGRRPTSGELAMYSVMWSEHCSYKSSKNYLRRFGQKVSDEMKERLMVGMGQNAGVIDVGEGWAVTFKAESHNHPSFIEPFQGAATGVGGIVRDIISMGARPVAVMDALRFGAIDHPDTARVVHGVTSGISFYGNCLGLPNIGGETVFDAVYQANPLVNALAVGVLRHEDLKLANATGVGNKVVLFGARTGGDGIGGASILASDTFADGGPTKRPAVQVGDPFAEKVLIECCLELYRDELVEAIQDLGAAGISCATSELAANGNSGMKVSLDNVLLRDPTLTAEEILMSESQERMMAIVAPEKLDAFLAVVEKWDVETSVLGEVTGDGRLIIDWQGERIVDVDPSTVAVDGPVYDRPVAYPTWIDALQADAAENLPRSNDPETLREQFLDLVASPNLADTSWITNQYDYFVLGNTALSFPDDAGMIRVDEESGLGFAISTDANGRYCQLDPYAGAQLALAEAYRNVAVTGATPTAITDCLNFGSPENPEVMWQFGQTVDGLADGCYELGTPVTGGNVSFYNQTGDVPIYPTPLVGVLGIIDDVSRRIPSGWQDIGQNIYLLGTTSTELSGSAWADVVHDHLGGLPPKVDLAGEKRLAGLLAAARDEWLISSAHDVSEGGLGQALAEGVTRFGVGARVWLNEIIERDGVDTASALFSESTGRVIVTVPREDDVKFRGLCEGRGYPVARIGVTDSEPQLEVQGVFTVSAAELRERSAATLPSYFGPTVTEPVSA
- a CDS encoding helix-turn-helix transcriptional regulator, with the protein product MTGSSSRMLTLLSLLQTPRDWPGHVLAERLEVSPRTVRRDVDRLRELGYRIGALKGPDGGYRLAAGSELPPLLFDDDQAVAIAVALQSVPSSGIDIDEAAARAPATVRQVMPSRLRHRVDGIRFTGAENTIRVDPAVLEAASAAVRDRLVLRFDYDSATGTASHDQPARRTEPHAVVAREGRWYLLAWDLDADDWRTFRLDRVHPRIPTGPSFAPRPLPAADAQTYLAARSKGSSTEDRWPCTGAFVIDLPAREVAPWIGDGTLEEIDDGSCRITVGSWSWTGVLAAVQRFDAAFTIVGPEPLRDAARTLSERLVAATAPAS
- a CDS encoding VOC family protein; the protein is MTLTTTTHLNFRGVARQALDFYQSVFGGEVTAATYGDFGMPAGVPGADKIVFGQLQTADGIRLMAYDIPGQDDPNAAATAGSTHRENGATITDRTFFQSLRGDSLAQITGYWDALAEGAVTVEPLAASAWSAGFGMLTDRFGVTWVLDVQAG